In Chryseobacterium shigense, the following proteins share a genomic window:
- a CDS encoding metallophosphoesterase, translating into MQRNFLIIAGIFLFLEVYIYQAVRTLTDNFWIRLGYWVISLTVYGIFAYEVTHFQRSDRSTVRAQIMISLFLIFILPKIFVVLFLLIDDIFRTGGYLIGLTQPKENFFPERRKFLSMVGLGLGGVLSALFIDGITFGKYRHTVRKIKVKLPGLSKNFKGYKVIQISDVHSGSFSDPSKLQHAIDLINEQDPDLVLFTGDMVNNISDEFKPFIPLFSKIRAKDGKFAVLGNHDYGDYVSWTSPDAKKKNLETLIEYERQAGFDMLRNENRVIDRNGEKLYILGVENWGLKPFPQFGKIDDALKGVPESAPKILMSHDPTHFDYVVKKHPGNIHLTLSGHTHGMQFGLDLKNIKWSPVQYRYPKWADLYESEGKMLYVNRGFGVLGYPGRVGVLPEITLFELS; encoded by the coding sequence ATGCAAAGAAATTTTTTAATTATTGCCGGAATCTTCCTGTTTTTGGAAGTTTATATCTATCAGGCTGTAAGAACATTAACTGATAATTTCTGGATAAGACTCGGATATTGGGTCATATCTTTAACCGTCTATGGGATTTTTGCCTATGAGGTTACTCATTTCCAAAGATCAGACAGGAGCACTGTAAGGGCACAGATCATGATTTCGTTATTCCTGATCTTTATTTTACCTAAAATTTTCGTAGTCCTGTTTTTATTAATTGATGATATCTTCAGAACCGGCGGATACCTGATAGGATTAACTCAACCAAAAGAAAACTTCTTCCCGGAAAGAAGAAAATTCCTGAGTATGGTAGGTTTAGGTCTTGGCGGAGTTCTGTCTGCCCTGTTTATTGATGGGATTACATTCGGGAAATACAGACATACTGTAAGAAAAATAAAGGTAAAACTACCTGGTCTTTCAAAAAACTTTAAAGGCTATAAGGTAATCCAGATCTCAGATGTTCACAGCGGAAGTTTTTCTGATCCATCCAAATTACAGCACGCCATTGATCTCATCAATGAACAGGACCCGGATCTTGTTCTTTTTACAGGAGATATGGTGAATAATATTTCGGATGAATTCAAGCCTTTTATCCCGTTATTTTCAAAGATCAGAGCAAAAGACGGCAAGTTTGCAGTATTAGGAAACCACGATTACGGCGATTATGTATCATGGACCTCTCCTGATGCCAAGAAGAAAAATCTCGAAACGCTTATAGAATACGAAAGACAGGCCGGTTTTGACATGTTAAGAAACGAAAACAGGGTAATTGACAGAAACGGAGAAAAACTTTATATTCTCGGCGTTGAAAACTGGGGACTTAAGCCTTTCCCTCAATTCGGAAAAATTGATGATGCCTTAAAAGGTGTACCGGAATCTGCCCCGAAAATTTTAATGAGCCACGACCCTACCCATTTCGATTATGTGGTAAAAAAACATCCGGGAAACATCCACCTGACACTTTCAGGACATACACATGGGATGCAGTTCGGTTTAGACTTAAAAAATATAAAATGGTCGCCAGTACAGTACCGCTATCCAAAATGGGCTGATTTGTATGAAAGCGAAGGAAAAATGCTTTATGTCAACAGAGGTTTTGGAGTTCTGGGATATCCCGGAAGAGTTGGGGTACTGCCGGAAATTACGCTTTTTGAACTGTCTTAA
- a CDS encoding cell division protein ZapA yields the protein MDVRRITINIAGRVYPLNVPAAEEETLRKVGKQIESMIKDFEQNFDVRDKQDALAMCALKLGTNAEVVSLNYEKNINSTNERLVKINQSLNEIGK from the coding sequence ATGGATGTAAGAAGAATAACCATCAACATTGCAGGAAGGGTATATCCGCTGAACGTACCGGCCGCAGAGGAAGAAACTCTGCGTAAAGTAGGAAAGCAGATTGAAAGTATGATTAAAGATTTTGAACAGAACTTCGATGTAAGAGACAAACAGGATGCTTTGGCCATGTGTGCCCTGAAATTGGGAACCAATGCTGAAGTAGTTTCTCTGAACTACGAAAAAAATATAAATTCTACCAACGAAAGATTAGTGAAGATTAATCAGTCGTTGAATGAAATTGGGAAATAG
- a CDS encoding polysaccharide deacetylase family protein yields the protein MILLTFNILNIEAEAKNGSEISDVERLKIAEDNTKAILRILDIHDIKASFFVEISIAEKLQDLIKAISSKGHEIAFYNKSSSLPEIEEVKKNIQGFLEKQIRGIRQKDFKLPQENLKSLEFNYVSNIDNADILFPFKRLKRDTEINEEDGLSIVPESISPYSQLPYNDFVFQILPMKYYQSMVFETLKKDDFVLIYLNSWQFTDFKKYRFDIPFYRSLFSGKKMEDKLDALLSWINEHDMATSRMKDYIF from the coding sequence ATGATTTTACTAACTTTTAACATCTTAAATATTGAGGCTGAGGCAAAAAACGGGTCGGAAATTTCTGATGTGGAAAGACTGAAAATTGCAGAAGATAATACAAAAGCTATTCTTCGGATTTTAGATATTCATGATATCAAAGCAAGCTTTTTTGTGGAGATTTCCATCGCAGAAAAACTGCAGGACTTAATAAAAGCAATTTCATCCAAAGGGCATGAAATTGCTTTTTATAATAAGAGCTCTTCTCTTCCCGAAATTGAAGAAGTTAAAAAGAACATTCAGGGTTTTCTGGAAAAACAGATCAGGGGAATCAGGCAGAAAGATTTCAAATTGCCCCAGGAAAATCTGAAATCTCTGGAATTTAATTATGTTTCCAATATTGATAATGCAGATATTCTTTTTCCGTTCAAAAGGCTGAAAAGAGATACGGAGATCAATGAAGAGGATGGCCTGAGTATTGTCCCTGAAAGTATCTCACCTTACAGTCAGTTGCCATATAATGATTTTGTCTTCCAGATCCTGCCGATGAAGTATTATCAGAGCATGGTTTTTGAAACGCTGAAGAAGGATGATTTTGTATTGATTTATCTTAATTCCTGGCAGTTTACAGATTTTAAAAAATACAGGTTTGATATTCCGTTTTACAGAAGTCTGTTTTCAGGTAAAAAAATGGAAGACAAGCTGGATGCGCTCCTTAGCTGGATTAACGAACATGATATGGCTACTTCGCGTATGAAGGATTATATTTTTTAG
- the ubiE gene encoding bifunctional demethylmenaquinone methyltransferase/2-methoxy-6-polyprenyl-1,4-benzoquinol methylase UbiE, translating to MTKDITKVTPYNSEATKKSQVEDMFDNIAPKYDLLNHVLSMKIDVLWRNTLVKMMKKDNPQEVLDVATGTGDLAITIEKGTDAKVIGLDLSQQMLNVGVIKIKKLKLDGKISMQKGDAENLPFEDNRFDAVSVAFGVRNFENLTKGLAELRRVVKDNKSVYILEFSKVEGFLGPFYMFYFKNILPAIGRLVSKDNRAYTYLPDSVNAFPFGEKMKQILLDTGFKKVEYKKLSLGIATIYKATK from the coding sequence TTGACAAAAGATATTACCAAAGTTACTCCCTATAATTCCGAGGCTACCAAAAAAAGCCAGGTAGAGGATATGTTCGACAATATTGCACCGAAGTATGACCTTCTGAACCATGTTTTATCTATGAAAATTGATGTTCTGTGGAGAAATACATTGGTGAAAATGATGAAAAAAGACAATCCGCAGGAAGTGCTGGATGTGGCTACAGGAACGGGAGATTTAGCAATTACCATTGAAAAAGGAACCGATGCAAAAGTAATTGGTTTAGATTTATCACAACAAATGCTGAATGTTGGCGTTATTAAAATAAAAAAACTTAAATTAGACGGCAAAATTTCCATGCAAAAAGGAGATGCGGAAAATTTACCTTTCGAGGACAATAGATTCGATGCTGTTTCCGTTGCATTTGGAGTGAGGAATTTTGAAAACCTTACCAAAGGTTTGGCAGAATTAAGAAGAGTAGTTAAAGATAACAAGAGTGTTTATATACTGGAGTTTTCAAAGGTTGAGGGGTTCTTAGGACCATTTTATATGTTTTATTTCAAAAATATATTACCTGCCATTGGCAGACTGGTTTCCAAAGATAATAGGGCATATACATACCTTCCGGATTCTGTAAATGCTTTTCCTTTCGGGGAAAAGATGAAACAAATTCTTTTAGATACAGGATTTAAGAAAGTAGAATATAAAAAGCTAAGTTTAGGTATAGCTACAATTTATAAAGCAACAAAGTAA
- a CDS encoding porin family protein, with protein sequence MNKFLLRALVLASVNIAVFADAQFRTRNRMDKLEDFDEQKFSWGFYLNGNRLDYRIVLHPRYGSEGNQNLVKSKESYSFGAGLIAKWRLNDYLDLRLEPGLQFAQRQLIFDTQSNDQYAAGTLTNPPFTPIPLTDKDKTRDIKSTLVDVPVLLELHGNRWYNSRPYIAAGVNYIVNLQSNSDSEDDNLQQVFRSTTHNFAWSAEMGIQFYFNKFKLTPAIRGTFFMNNEKVADNANTPPYWATAMSTLQTRAVMFVLKFE encoded by the coding sequence ATGAATAAATTTCTATTAAGAGCACTGGTTTTAGCCTCAGTCAATATTGCCGTTTTTGCAGACGCACAATTCAGAACCCGAAACAGAATGGATAAGTTGGAAGACTTTGACGAGCAGAAATTCAGTTGGGGTTTTTATTTGAACGGCAACAGGCTAGACTACCGTATTGTCCTTCATCCAAGGTATGGTTCGGAGGGGAATCAGAATCTTGTTAAATCTAAAGAAAGCTACAGTTTCGGTGCAGGTTTGATCGCCAAATGGAGACTGAACGACTATCTGGATTTAAGATTGGAACCAGGCTTGCAATTTGCTCAGAGGCAATTGATTTTTGATACCCAGTCTAATGACCAGTATGCGGCAGGAACATTAACGAACCCGCCTTTTACTCCAATTCCTTTGACTGATAAAGATAAAACAAGAGATATCAAATCCACGTTGGTAGACGTTCCTGTATTATTGGAGCTTCACGGTAACAGATGGTATAACTCCAGACCTTATATTGCGGCTGGTGTGAACTACATTGTGAACCTTCAGTCCAATTCAGATTCCGAGGATGATAACCTTCAGCAGGTTTTCAGATCCACCACGCACAACTTTGCATGGTCGGCTGAAATGGGGATTCAGTTTTACTTTAATAAATTTAAGCTTACCCCTGCGATCAGAGGAACATTCTTCATGAACAACGAGAAAGTGGCGGATAATGCAAATACACCTCCGTACTGGGCAACAGCAATGTCTACGCTTCAGACAAGAGCTGTAATGTTTGTTCTGAAATTCGAATAA
- a CDS encoding 3-oxoacyl-ACP synthase III family protein, with protein sequence MPNTIIIGSGSYIPNRVIGRDYFMDSEFYTEDGVKIEKPAEETIAKFVEITEIENRRFIEDGLSNSQIGYEAAKIAIENAKIDGEELDYIIYASNFGEVTANGYADFMPTMAARVKNKLGIKNRKCVTYDMLFGCPGWVEAMILADNLIKAKTAKTILVIGGETLSRVTDPYDRNRMIFADGAGAVVVKATDDENVGIIAHNTICDNGPELNYLANGPSINKDADQTRLFVRMQGRKIYEYALKNVPVAIKETIEEAGLSIENIDKILIHQANAKMDYAMIERLHKLYDVKDYDHSISPMTIQNLGNTSVATIPTMYDLIIKGKMDGQTFKDKGNIVMTSVGAGMNINAIVYRFP encoded by the coding sequence ATGCCGAATACGATCATTATTGGTTCCGGATCCTATATTCCTAACAGAGTTATTGGTAGAGATTATTTTATGGATTCTGAGTTTTACACTGAAGACGGAGTTAAGATTGAAAAACCTGCTGAAGAAACTATCGCGAAGTTTGTAGAAATTACTGAAATAGAAAACAGAAGATTTATTGAAGACGGTCTTTCCAACTCACAGATCGGATACGAGGCCGCTAAAATAGCTATTGAAAACGCTAAAATAGACGGCGAAGAACTGGATTACATCATTTATGCCAGCAACTTTGGGGAAGTTACGGCAAACGGATATGCTGATTTCATGCCTACTATGGCCGCAAGAGTAAAGAATAAATTAGGTATTAAAAACAGAAAATGTGTAACCTATGATATGCTTTTCGGTTGTCCGGGATGGGTGGAAGCAATGATTCTGGCAGACAATTTAATTAAAGCTAAAACGGCAAAAACAATTTTGGTTATCGGTGGAGAAACATTAAGCCGTGTAACAGATCCGTACGACAGAAACAGAATGATTTTTGCAGACGGTGCGGGTGCTGTGGTAGTAAAGGCTACTGATGATGAAAATGTAGGAATCATCGCTCACAATACAATCTGTGATAACGGACCTGAACTGAATTATCTGGCTAACGGGCCTTCCATCAATAAAGATGCTGATCAAACCCGTTTGTTTGTAAGAATGCAGGGAAGAAAAATTTATGAGTATGCGCTTAAAAATGTCCCTGTAGCCATTAAAGAAACGATTGAAGAAGCCGGACTTTCCATCGAAAACATCGACAAAATATTAATCCACCAGGCCAATGCAAAAATGGATTACGCGATGATTGAGAGACTTCACAAGCTTTATGATGTGAAAGATTACGATCATTCCATCTCCCCTATGACGATCCAGAACCTGGGAAATACCTCTGTAGCAACCATTCCTACCATGTATGATTTAATAATTAAAGGAAAAATGGATGGTCAAACGTTTAAGGATAAAGGTAACATTGTGATGACTTCGGTAGGTGCCGGGATGAACATCAATGCTATCGTTTACAGATTTCCTTAA